The following are from one region of the Quercus robur chromosome 1, dhQueRobu3.1, whole genome shotgun sequence genome:
- the LOC126715139 gene encoding uncharacterized protein LOC126715139, with product MGVHQPSSLSFSQNTWDNIIDPTPPFEKPTQSIWDPTQEFYVGLLFADKDELQAVVKRYHIKRNQTFCVRESNQECWFVRCKNCSWRLRACFRATYGLFEVRKYNGPHTCTESTLTQDHEQLDTHVIEKELRDVVKNDPTIKIASLQQTLYNKYQYRPSYFKVWEAKEKAIGRAFGDWDKSYQLLPKWLKALTDSNPDSRVIWRTIPATMPGCAIFERVFWVFGPSIESFQHCRPVISIDGTFLYGKYKGTLLIASTWDGDNRLFPLAFAIVEKETDDSWYWFLRCIQINVTNREGLCVISDRHPGMENQLRKYQITRDRITQLSADGEKYLREMPVEKWTLAYDGGHRYGAMTTNLSESFNGILKSARNLPITALVELTYYRCVAYFADRYTKACAEVTAGERITAYAKNKFNKWGKKAPKHSVTVFSHEDGLFEVRTLINPNSAYRGNHRHEVNLRQNTCSCQKWQVYKISCSHVIAVCKYQGISAMRYIDRCYHLEEQVACYAPRFRIVPDSVHWNEPNFPVLYPNVKLRREKGRPRTTRLRNEMDEGAEHQPRPLCSLCRQEGHNRRTCLTRTVASSTSG from the exons ATGGGAGTCCATCAACCTTCATCACTAAGCTTTTCACAGAACACGTGGGATAATATAATTGATCCAACCCCACCATTTGAAAAGCCCACTCAGAGTATTTGGGACCCTACCCAAGAGTTTTATGTGGGCTTGCTTTTTGCCGATAAGGATGAACTACAAGCTGTTGTTAAACGCTATCACATCAAGAGGAACCAAACATTTTGTGTAAGAGAGTCAAATCAAGAATGTTGGTTTGTAAGGTGCAAAAATTGTTCTTGGCGTCTTCGAGCATGCTTCCGGGCTACATATGGGTTGTTTGAGGTTAGGAAGTACAATGGTCCACACACATGTACAGAGTCTACGCTCACACAAGATCACGAGCAATTAGACACCCATGTTATTGAGAAAGAGTTGAGGGATGTTGTCAAAAATGATCCAACCATAAAGATTGCTTCACTTCAACAGACTCTTTACAATAAGTACCAATACAGACCTTCTTATTTCAAGGTGTGGGAGGCAAAAGAGAAAGCAATTGGTAGAGCGTTTGGTGATTGGGACAAATCTTACCAATTATTGCCAAAATGGTTGAAAGCTTTGACTGATTCAAACCCGGACAGCAGGGTTATTTGGAGAACAATACCTGCTACTATGCCAGGCTGTGCAATATTCGAGAGAGTGTTCTGGGTTTTTGGTCCATCAATTGAAAGTTTTCAACATTGTAGGCCAGTGATTAGTATAGATGGAACTTTCCTATATGGTAAGTATAAAGGTACGTTACTGATTGCATCAACTTGGGATGGTGACAACAGACTTTTTCCACTTGCCTTTGCCATTGTGGAGAAGGAAACTGATGATAGCTGGTATTGGTTTTTGCGTTGTATTCAGATTAATGTCACTAATCGAGAAGGGTTATGTGTCATATCTGATCGTCATCCTG GCATGGAGAATCAGTTACGAAAGTATCAAATCACCAGGGATAGAATTACTCAATTAAGTGCAGATGGTGAGAAGTATTTAAGGGAAATGCCGGTGGAAAAGTGGACGTTAGCATACGATGGTGGACATCGTTATGGGGCAATGACCACAAACTTGTCTGAAAGCTTCAATGGAATTCTAAAGAGTGCTAGAAATCTGCCCATAACTGCATTAGTTGAACTTACATACTATCGTTGTGTCGCCTATTTTGCCGATCGGTATACTAAGGCATGTGCAGAGGTTACTGCCGGTGAACGCATTACGGCTTATGCAAagaataaattcaataaatgggGAAAAAAGGCACCAAAGCATTCAGTTACCGTGTTCAGTCATGAAGATGGTCTGTTTGAAGTCAGAACACTAATAAACCCTAACTCTGCATATAGGGGTAATCATCGTCATGAGGTAAATTTGAGGCAGAACACTTGTAGTTGTCAAAAATGGCAGGTTTATAAGATTTCGTGCTCACATGTCATTGCCGTGTGTAAATATCAAGGCATCTCTGCAATGCGATATATCGACCGTTGCTACCATTTGGAAGAACAAGTTGCTTGTTATGCACCTAGATTTCGCATAGTTCCAGACAGTGTACATTGGAATGAGCCTAATTTCCCGGTCTTGTATCCTAATGTCAAGTTGCGTCGTGAAAAAGGTCGACCAAGAACAACTCGGCTTCGAAATGAAATGGACGAAGGGGCAGAGCATCAACCAAGGCCATTGTGCAGTCTCTGTAGGCAAGAAGGCCATAATAGAAGAACATGCCTCACTCGAACTGTGGCTAGCTCCACTAGTGGCTAA